Proteins found in one Streptomyces sp. NBC_00461 genomic segment:
- a CDS encoding ABC transporter permease yields MAVLHAWRAARVTPLGELHAPPRMTAVLVRLTVQVVLVASLWSGLYEHTTVTAGMSREQAITYAVLAVLASRLRELDQYAGRDTVIQHMHFGTIVYWYLRPLPPARYHALRALGEQVYGAAWALAGYAVCLAAGVVEPPGSAAVAGVFLLSLLLGQLVLYHVMLLLDQMCFWTVRNSAAMLILIFAQNLMSGVYAPLWFFPGWFRTLSTFLPFQATLNVPLSLYVGRIHLSDAGPQLAIQAGWVLLLHLFTRFLWRRAARRVISQGG; encoded by the coding sequence GTGGCCGTCCTGCACGCCTGGCGCGCCGCCCGCGTCACCCCCCTCGGCGAGTTGCACGCCCCGCCCCGGATGACGGCCGTGCTGGTCCGGCTGACCGTCCAGGTGGTGCTGGTCGCGTCGCTGTGGAGCGGCCTGTACGAACACACCACCGTCACGGCCGGGATGAGCCGCGAGCAGGCCATCACGTACGCCGTGCTGGCCGTACTCGCCTCCCGGCTGCGGGAGTTGGACCAGTACGCCGGCCGGGACACGGTCATCCAGCACATGCACTTCGGCACCATCGTCTACTGGTACCTGCGCCCGCTGCCGCCCGCCCGCTACCACGCCCTGCGCGCCCTCGGCGAGCAGGTCTACGGGGCCGCGTGGGCGCTCGCCGGTTACGCGGTGTGTCTCGCGGCCGGGGTCGTGGAGCCACCCGGATCGGCCGCCGTGGCAGGAGTGTTCCTGCTCAGCCTGCTGCTCGGGCAACTGGTCCTGTACCACGTCATGCTCCTGCTGGACCAGATGTGTTTCTGGACGGTGCGCAACAGCGCGGCGATGCTCATCCTGATCTTCGCGCAGAACCTGATGTCCGGGGTCTACGCCCCGCTGTGGTTCTTCCCCGGGTGGTTCCGGACCCTGAGCACCTTCCTGCCCTTCCAGGCGACGCTCAACGTGCCGCTGTCGCTGTACGTGGGCCGCATCCACCTGTCCGACGCCGGGCCGCAGTTGGCGATCCAGGCCGGCTGGGTCCTGCTGCTCCACCTGTTCACCCGGTTCCTGTGGCGGCGGGCCGCCCGCCGTGTCATCTCCCAAGGAGGCTGA
- a CDS encoding ABC transporter permease has translation MNAVRIAWRVTRLNLRSQLEYRTEFLLMVAIGAIWQVSVIVFATVLLSRFAGMGGWDSSDVLLIPATRMLAHGLFVLVLGRMHGIGRFIQEGLIDIYLLRPMPVHRQVQLQYFPTNAIGDLTVAVGLMVGALSRSHLDWTAGRITYLLACLLGGMLLEAALFTAVACASLRFPAADYWGRWLEEMLGTFGSYPLNVLPKAVSGLLTFGLPLAFVAYFPAAVLTGHGHNTGVPYWLAAASPLLGVIAYLGARLLWRWSLNHYTGVNG, from the coding sequence ATGAATGCCGTCCGGATCGCCTGGCGCGTCACGCGTCTCAATCTCCGTTCCCAGCTGGAGTACCGCACCGAGTTCCTGCTGATGGTCGCGATCGGCGCGATCTGGCAGGTGTCGGTGATCGTGTTCGCGACCGTGCTGCTGTCCCGGTTCGCCGGGATGGGCGGCTGGGACAGCTCCGACGTGCTGCTCATCCCCGCGACGCGGATGCTCGCGCATGGACTGTTCGTGCTGGTCCTGGGACGGATGCACGGCATCGGCCGGTTCATCCAGGAGGGACTGATCGACATCTACCTGCTGCGGCCCATGCCGGTCCACCGTCAGGTGCAGCTGCAGTACTTCCCCACCAACGCGATCGGCGACCTGACCGTGGCCGTGGGCCTGATGGTCGGCGCCCTGTCCCGCAGCCACCTCGACTGGACCGCGGGGCGGATCACGTACCTGCTCGCCTGTCTGCTCGGCGGCATGCTCCTGGAGGCCGCCCTGTTCACGGCGGTGGCCTGCGCCTCGCTGCGCTTCCCGGCCGCGGACTACTGGGGCCGCTGGCTGGAGGAAATGCTCGGCACGTTCGGCAGCTACCCGCTGAACGTGCTGCCCAAGGCGGTGAGCGGTCTCCTGACCTTCGGCCTGCCGCTTGCGTTCGTCGCCTACTTCCCGGCCGCGGTACTCACCGGTCACGGTCACAACACCGGGGTTCCCTACTGGTTGGCGGCGGCCTCCCCGCTGCTCGGGGTGATCGCGTATCTGGGAGCTCGGCTGCTGTGGCGCTGGAGCCTGAACCACTACACGGGGGTGAACGGATGA